A portion of the Glandiceps talaboti chromosome 13, keGlaTala1.1, whole genome shotgun sequence genome contains these proteins:
- the LOC144445067 gene encoding uncharacterized protein LOC144445067, with translation MAAPIVNVLARPRSDAVLLCHPSMEDLAESIVARCSTLMLEAGEMTQTDTEKRGYSRQVSRECQKIKLLKKIKWDKFPDGWPNLFIEDVRNCHGRDVVFLGSFHSPEVVFEQLSILYAIPRYLARSFTFLLPYFPTGTMERVDTEGQIATAKTLATLLSAIPYTARGPSQIVIYDIHALQERFYFSEGVIPRLESAIPLLLREISNLPHNGNIHIAFPDDGAFKRFHTMFEGFETITCVKIRDGKKRIVKVKDGDPAGKNVIIVDDLIQTGGTMKNCAKALLDMGATSISAYVTHAVFPNESWRNFVDSEVKFEKFWITDSIPHAKIIAEHEPFKVLSLCDAIADTLLGFDLLQG, from the exons ATGGCTGCCCCCATAGTGAACGTTTTGGCAAGACCAAGGTCTGACGCTGTCTTGCTATGTCATCCATCTATGGAAGATCTTGCAGAATCCATAGTTGCTAGATGCTCTACTTTGATGCTAGAAGCAGGGGAGATGACACAGACCGACACAGAAAAA agAGGCTATAGCAGACAAGTTTCTAGAGAATGCCAGAAAATCAAattattgaagaaaatcaagtgGGATAAATTTCCTGATGGATGGCCAAATCTGTTTATAGAAGACGTTAGAAATTGTCATGGAAGAGATG TGGTGTTTCTTGGAAGCTTCCATTCACCAGAGGTAGTGTTTGAGCAGTTATCTATCCTCTATGCCATACCAAG GTATCTTGCCAGATCATTCACCTTTTTACTTCCATACTTTCCCACTGGAACAATGGAAAGAGTTGATACTGAAGGACAGATAGCCACAGCAAAG ACACTGGCAACCCTTCTATCTGCAATTCCATACACTGCAAGAGGACCGTCTCAAATTGTCATTTATGATATTCATGCTCTACAAGAAAGGTTTTACTTTTCTGAAGGAGTAATTCCAAG GTTAGAGTCTGCTATTCCTTTACTATTGAGAGAAATCAGCAATTTGCCACACAATGGCAACATCCACATAGCATTTCCTGATGATGGTGCTTTCAAAAGATTCCACACTATGTTTGAAGGCTTTGAGACAATAACATGTGTCAAGATCAGAGATGGCAAGAAGAGAATTGTTAAAGTTAAAGATG gTGACCCAGCTGGTAAAAATGTGATAATTGTTGATGATTTGATACAGACTGGTGGAACAATGAAAAACTGTGCCAAG GCACTCCTAGATATGGGGGCAACTTCAATCAGTGCATATGTAACCCATGCAGTATTTCCCAACGAATCTTGGAGAAATTTTGTCGACAGTGAGGTCAAATTTGAAAAGTTCTGGATCACCGACTCCATCCCACATGCAAAGATAATAGCAGAGCATGAACCATTTAAAGTACTATCTCTGTGTGATGCCATTGCAGATACCTTGTTAGGGTTTGATCTATTGCAGGGATAA